In Scatophagus argus isolate fScaArg1 chromosome 7, fScaArg1.pri, whole genome shotgun sequence, a genomic segment contains:
- the LOC124062279 gene encoding ovochymase-2, which yields MCVQVSLKNSCSHFCGGAILTERWIMTAAHCFASLSEEFLGGIRVVVGEFDQRVDDEEEQVFLIKSVSVHEKYHHALPMSYDIALIELDHHIQLGTRVHPICLPLPDESIPPETSCIVGGWGRVKEKGRLPAVLREVQLDLVNSAKCRYVLQTVKSSARNQRPQPAMTVLCAGAERGGRDACQGDSGGPLVCPASSGSRHWVALGVTSWGKGCGRSWGNNSSRHPSRRGSPGVFTDVRLLLPWLKHKLREADEQQQNTTLSGICSVRDGPVTDSEGIIRNPTHPGDHYDNNQLCVWSISVPPGYGILLEFDHFDLENDSYCHYDRLTVSVGSHRPVGIFCGGDLPGPVFLNNSQNATLLFSSDINRAGSGFVIRHRAVQGHSDPGCGTVLVSVEDQTAVHSLNYPQFYSNDCVLRWVVYAPQDHVVKLDFVDFDLEESDGCLYDSLTVLGDVEGVHEIAVLCGRSVPPPVLSYHSIMVLQFTSDSSITHRGFSATLAFISHSDLHDQDTASVASWRDHQDDLAAKERHITSYVNLDVAAPAVQESSSRALSQQSPDDPRLRMNAGSDDEDYSGESSGRG from the exons ATGTGTGTTCAGGTTTCCCTGAAGAACAGTTGTTCTCACTTCTGCGGAGGAGCCATCCTGACTGAGCGCTGGATAATGACTGCTGCACACTGCTTTGCATCACTCTCAGA AGAGTTTCTTGGTGGTATTAGAGTGGTGGTGGGAGAGTTTGACCAGCGAgtggatgatgaagaggagcagGTTTTTCTCATCAAGTCTGTTTCAGTCCATGAGAAGTACCATCATGCTTTGCCTATGAGCTATGATATAGCTCTGATCGAACTGGATCACCACATTCAACTGG GAACCCGAGTCCACCCTATATGTCTGCCTTTGCCTGATGAGAGCATCCCACCTGAAACCAGCTGCATTGTGGGTGGATGGGGTAGGGTGAAGGAAA AGGGTCGTCTTCCTGCAGTGCTGAGAGAGGTCCAGTTAGACTTAGTAAACTCAGCCAAATGCAGATATGTCCTCCAGACTGTCAAAAGTTCAGCTCGTAACCAGAGACCTCAGCCAGCCATGACAGTTCTGTGTGCTGGGGCAGAGCGAGGAGGTAGAGATGCCTgccag gGGGACTCAGGGGGTCCTCTGGTGTGTCCAGCAAGTTCAGGCAGCAGACACTGGGTAGCACTGGGTGTAACTTCCTGGGGGAAGGGATGTGGTCGAAGCTGGGGAAACAACAGCAGCCGCCACCCTTCCAGAAGAGGATCTCCAGGGGTTTTCACTGatgtcaggctgctgctgccctggCTAAAGCATAAACTGAGAGAGG ctgatgagcagcagcagaacacgACCTTATCAG gaatCTGTAGCGTGAGAGATGGGCCTGTAACTGACAGTGAGGGGATAATAAGAAACCCCACCCACCCTGGTGATCACTATGACAACAACCA GTTATGTGTGTGGAGTATCAGTGTTCCTCCAGGTTATGGTATTCTGCTGGAGTTTGATCATTTTGATCTGGAGAATGACTCTTACTGCCACTATGATCGACTCACTGTTTCAGTTGGCTCACACAGGCCTGTTG GGATTTTCTGTGGAGGTGACCTTCCAGGTCCTGTGTTCTTGAATAATTCCCAGAATGCAAcgcttcttttttcctctgacatTAACAGAGCAGGAAGTGGCTTTGTCATTAGGCATCGTGCTGTCCAGGGACACTCTGATCCTG GATGTGGAACTGTTCTTGTTTCTGTTGAGGATCAGACTGCTGTCCACAGCCTGAATTACCCACAGTTCTACAGTAATGACTGTGTCCTCCGCTGGGTTGTCTATGCTCCACAGGATCATGTTGTTAAG cttgACTTTGTTGATTTTGACCTGGAAGAGTCAGACGGATGCTTGTATGATTCCCTCACTGTACTGGGAGATGTGGAAGGAGTACATGAGATTG CTGTGCTGTGTGGCAGAAGTGtccctcctcctgtcctgtcctACCACAGCATCATGGTGCTTCAGTTCACATCAgacagcagcatcacacacagagGCTTCAGTGCTACACTTGCATTCATCAGCCATTCTG ACCTCCATGATCAGGACACGGCAAGTGTGGCAAGTTGGAGAGATCACCAAGATgatttagcagctaaagagcgACACATCACATCATATG